A segment of the Candidatus Jettenia caeni genome:
ATTTGTACCTGCAATGTGTCCAGTTCCTCTTTGAGTCGCTTCTGAACTTTCTGGAGTAACCAGTTCTCTTTCGGATGTCCGTGTATCAGTATGACCATGTCATCTGCGCTCCAAATATATTCAAGATTGTAGTATCCATTGCGGCGGGTTACCTCCCGTGCCCGCTCCATCATCTCATCCACTTCGTTGTGGTTCTTAATTTTCACGAGGCTACATCTACGTTCACGTACGTTACGACCCGGATATTCGCTCACCGGCCTTACGCCGACTTTGTCAATGGGCTTCAGAAGGTAATGTTTCCATCGCCCCCTGCCATCCTGGCTACATGGCTCCGGCTTTTACCATGACGGGACTTTCACCCGTTAGAAAGCGGTACCCTTCCCTGGGCACGCCAATTTTGTAAATTAAACCCCTATATTTGCATGGTCGATAGCTCACAGCGCTTTCATGGTTAAACGCATAGGGAAATATTCCACATTGAGGGTTCAGGTTGTAAACCTGAACCCGCGCAAGGATTTCAAATCATGTTTCCCCCTTTTTTAAAGGGGGACTAAGGGGGATTACGGGTGGCCTGTTATTCTCCACTGTTTACACATTTTAGCTTGATGCATATGGGCAGTAGCTCCCCTATCTTGCTAAAAGGAGCCAATAGGATTCGTTTATCCGGTAGCCCTTATGGTGTATACTTTCATGCAACGGCAGATAAGACGGATATCCTGAATTATTTCGCCTTTGATGCCACAATCTATCAACCATGAAAAACTATTTCTTCTGCTTAAGAAGAAAAACCTCTCGAATGGCAGGTAAAATAATTGAAATTTTAGTATACTTTCCTTCAATACTATCAATAGTAAGTTTACCACCGTGGTTATTTACAATTCCATAAGACAGATACTTAGCCCTGATCCCATGCTCTGTTATATAGGCAGGTATGCCAGTACCGTGATTATAAAAAGTAGTTTTTACAAATTTATGCTCATGCATAGTTATTTCTTCAGCCAGAATCTCGAGAATTTTATTACTATGTGATTTTGGATATTTTTGGTTCAGGGCATATCGTGCATTACTGATAAGATTCATGAAGACTTCCTGAATTTCCTGAAAATTTACGAGTATTTTTGGCAAATTACCAGGAATATTCAGCTTTATTTTTATACAATCTTTTCGTAATTGTGTCCCTGCAAGGGTAAGAATATCAGATACTATTTCGTGTATACTGGCCATAGTTTTCTCTTTTACATCACGGCCTTGAGCAAAAGAAATAAGTTTGCTAACGATATTCGCTATGCGGTCTCCTTCCTTGATAATCCGGCTAGCAAGATTTTTTTCTCTGCTTCCTTCACTGCTTTTATTCAATAATATCTGGGCACAGTTAATAACACCCGTTATGGGATTATTGATTTCGTGGGCCACACCTGCTGCTAGTTCACCTAAGAGTGCTAAATGTCTCGACCGTTCAGTATCCTTTTCAAGCTTTACCTTTTCAGTCATATCTAAAGCCATTCCTAAGATACCAATAATGTTACCCTTTTCGTCTTTTACAGGAACCTTAATTGTATAGAAAATTAATTCCTGTTCATCTTTCCAATATCTCCGTTCTTTATCTTTTCTTTGTCCCGATCTTATAACTTCCTTATCATATTTTCTATACTCTTTAGCAATATCCTTAGGGAAAAAATCGTAGTCCGTTTTACCTGCAATTTCCTCTGTTTTTATATGTAAGTATCTGGCAAAGTTCTCATTACAAAATAGGTAGATTGATTTTTTATCCTTATAAAATATTTTTACCGGAAGATTCTCATAGAGTAATTTGCATGTATTTTCACTTGTAAGGAAC
Coding sequences within it:
- a CDS encoding two-component sensor kinase, which translates into the protein MQKYKKEAFLTSENTCKLLYENLPVKIFYKDKKSIYLFCNENFARYLHIKTEEIAGKTDYDFFPKDIAKEYRKYDKEVIRSGQRKDKERRYWKDEQELIFYTIKVPVKDEKGNIIGILGMALDMTEKVKLEKDTERSRHLALLGELAAGVAHEINNPITGVINCAQILLNKSSEGSREKNLASRIIKEGDRIANIVSKLISFAQGRDVKEKTMASIHEIVSDILTLAGTQLRKDCIKIKLNIPGNLPKILVNFQEIQEVFMNLISNARYALNQKYPKSHSNKILEILAEEITMHEHKFVKTTFYNHGTGIPAYITEHGIRAKYLSYGIVNNHGGKLTIDSIEGKYTKISIILPAIREVFLLKQKK